From the genome of Deltaproteobacteria bacterium:
GTGACTTGATAATACTGTCAAACCAGTTTTTAATCGTCACCGATTTTATCGGTCTTTTGGTTTTACAATATCTTGCCGGGACCCCCTTGGTGCCACAGGTGTGAATATCCTTATCTTTACCTATTCCTGTTAAATTTTTTATTTTCTTTTTTATCATTACTATTTTTCCTGCTCGAATTAAAATCCTAAATCTCCTGTCAGGATGCCAACCCCAATATCCATGCGCAAACAGGTCATGAGAAAAAGAAACACCTGTAACACTTGCAATAGGATTTGGCACTTTCTTTACAAGCGCCTTGAAAATATTCTGTTCTGTTTTAGACAAAAACTTATACATGGAAGCAAAATCAACCCGGGTCATTAGTCTGAAAAATGCTTTCGGTTGTTTAATTTTTCCTGATTTTGTCAAGATTAATTTCCTTTTTGCCTGTAGAATATAATGGACGATTAATTGTAAAAAACCTTTTAAATTGTCAATATTTTTTGTATTGACGCCACTCAAAATTGTGGTAACAGCTGGCGTGACTTTGCCTGCTATTGATGTTCTTTTATCATGTTCTTTTAACAGGGATTCATATTCCTTTAGCACGATGCCTTCAGTTGATTGCGGCTTTGCCCTGAAACTGGACGGTTTTGCTAAAACATCTACTTTTCCAAAATAATCTGTTTTGAATCCTTTGTAAACTTCAGGATTAGTCTGGCTAATGCTTTTTTTAGGATCTCTGGGTTTCTTTGGAAGCGCCTTGATTTCATTTACGATTTTCACCGCATTCTCAATATCCGGTTTTAGATCGACCCATTTGGAATGCGCAGAAGTAACAAATTCAATGACACTGCCGGTATCAACCTCCATTTTAAGGCCTTTCACTGTCCGTAATGG
Proteins encoded in this window:
- a CDS encoding DUF4157 domain-containing protein yields the protein MPESTRSFFEPRFGADFSGVRVHTDRNASHLARSVNAKAFTKGRDVVFGSGQYSPESPGGKRLLAHELTHVVQQDHGSNVKCKTTWTSFSSLKCKRLSISKKCSAKNTIQRLMGFEFQTRNVVSKNRRGKSPRTFTRTQTKSKPLRTVKGLKMEVDTGSVIEFVTSAHSKWVDLKPDIENAVKIVNEIKALPKKPRDPKKSISQTNPEVYKGFKTDYFGKVDVLAKPSSFRAKPQSTEGIVLKEYESLLKEHDKRTSIAGKVTPAVTTILSGVNTKNIDNLKGFLQLIVHYILQAKRKLILTKSGKIKQPKAFFRLMTRVDFASMYKFLSKTEQNIFKALVKKVPNPIASVTGVSFSHDLFAHGYWGWHPDRRFRILIRAGKIVMIKKKIKNLTGIGKDKDIHTCGTKGVPARYCKTKRPIKSVTIKNWFDSIIKSPRSSGKDITAPLPTYAGTKTGGFSMGLWNMRTSGVFPFEMRGYPGKNATEWLKFAEGKFLIASACRPGSSLIHKGAATYNKKRCPK